One genomic segment of Fusobacterium mortiferum ATCC 9817 includes these proteins:
- a CDS encoding Na+/H+ antiporter NhaC family protein has translation MEKKGSVKGLIPLFVFLGLYAGAAILTGNFGTMPLLTAFMITMGVALFLNRGREKKTLDEKIEMFCKGAGDSTLILMMLIFLLAGAFYSVADAMGAVSSTVNFGLSVLPAKLLLPGLFLVGCALSFSMGTSMGTVSALTPVAVGIARETGIALPLVCGVVIGGAMFGDNMSFISDTTIAATRTQEVGMKDKFKVNFAIVLPAVIINLIAISIMGGQGVVGKVYEYSLINIIPYLSIIVFSLIGLNVFIVLGLGIGIGLVIGLVHGSFTFFEIFGILQRGLGWMEDMAMIAMVVGGVVALMKHLGGIDFILENLTSRIKSKKGAEFGIAALVSVLDLATTNNTVSIITAGPLARDIADEFNVDRKRVAGLLDLFSSAFQGLMPYAGQILMAAGMAQISPASIVPYSWYSMLMIVMGIFSIITGIPNFKSTNE, from the coding sequence ATGGAGAAAAAAGGGAGTGTAAAAGGATTAATTCCACTATTTGTATTTTTGGGATTGTATGCAGGAGCAGCTATTTTAACAGGTAATTTTGGAACAATGCCACTACTTACAGCATTTATGATAACAATGGGGGTAGCATTATTCCTCAATAGAGGTAGAGAAAAGAAAACGTTAGATGAAAAAATTGAGATGTTTTGTAAAGGTGCCGGAGATTCTACATTAATTTTAATGATGCTGATATTTTTATTAGCTGGAGCATTTTATTCAGTTGCTGATGCAATGGGAGCTGTTAGCTCAACAGTTAATTTTGGATTATCAGTTTTACCAGCTAAATTATTATTACCAGGATTATTTTTAGTTGGATGTGCTTTAAGTTTTTCAATGGGAACTTCAATGGGAACAGTAAGTGCCTTAACACCAGTTGCAGTGGGAATAGCAAGAGAAACAGGAATAGCTTTACCATTAGTTTGTGGAGTTGTAATAGGTGGAGCAATGTTTGGAGATAATATGTCTTTTATATCAGATACTACAATAGCTGCTACAAGAACACAAGAAGTAGGGATGAAAGATAAATTTAAAGTTAACTTTGCAATAGTATTACCAGCTGTAATAATAAATCTCATTGCTATTTCAATAATGGGAGGACAAGGAGTTGTTGGAAAAGTATATGAATATAGTTTAATTAATATTATTCCTTATTTATCAATAATAGTATTTTCTTTAATAGGATTAAATGTTTTTATAGTTTTAGGATTGGGTATTGGAATAGGATTAGTAATAGGATTAGTTCATGGTAGTTTTACATTCTTTGAAATATTTGGAATATTACAAAGAGGATTAGGTTGGATGGAAGATATGGCTATGATTGCTATGGTTGTAGGTGGGGTTGTTGCTTTAATGAAACATCTAGGTGGAATAGACTTTATTCTTGAAAACTTAACATCTAGAATAAAATCTAAAAAAGGAGCAGAATTTGGAATAGCAGCTTTAGTAAGTGTTTTAGATTTAGCGACAACAAATAATACTGTTTCTATAATTACAGCAGGACCATTAGCTAGAGATATAGCAGATGAATTTAATGTAGATCGTAAAAGAGTTGCCGGTCTTTTAGATCTATTTTCTTCAGCTTTCCAAGGATTGATGCCATATGCAGGGCAAATACTTATGGCAGCAGGAATGGCTCAAATATCTCCAGCATCAATAGTCCCATATTCTTGGTATTCAATGTTAATGATAGTTATGGGAATTTTTTCGATAATAACAGGTATTCCTAACTTTAAATCAACAAATGAATAA
- a CDS encoding response regulator transcription factor, which translates to MKRKILIIEDEKPLAQVLEDTFSQEGFEIIKAFDGENGVDKFYNEKPDLILLDINLPKKLGWEVCKEIRETSNIPIIMMTARDSDSDEYNGLSIGADDYITKPFNLKILLLKVKKLLKLDDNNIYKFENFSFDIKKGEITINGENSELTRREIQFLEYMIKNKGIIFSRDYLLNEIWGFDFEGDDRVVDTLVKRIRKKLGDYSFLLKTIRGMGYSFDENKN; encoded by the coding sequence ATGAAGAGAAAAATTTTAATTATAGAAGATGAAAAACCTCTTGCTCAAGTTCTTGAAGATACTTTTTCACAAGAGGGATTTGAAATAATTAAAGCATTTGATGGTGAGAATGGTGTAGATAAATTTTATAATGAAAAACCTGATTTAATACTACTTGATATAAATCTACCTAAAAAATTAGGTTGGGAAGTATGCAAAGAGATACGTGAAACTTCTAATATCCCAATAATTATGATGACAGCTAGGGATTCTGACAGTGATGAATACAATGGTTTAAGTATTGGAGCTGATGATTATATTACTAAACCTTTTAACCTTAAAATTTTATTACTAAAAGTAAAAAAACTTTTAAAGTTAGATGATAATAATATCTACAAGTTTGAAAATTTTTCTTTTGATATAAAAAAGGGTGAGATTACTATCAATGGAGAAAATAGCGAGCTTACTAGAAGAGAGATACAATTTTTAGAATATATGATAAAAAATAAAGGAATCATATTTTCAAGAGATTACCTTTTAAACGAAATTTGGGGATTTGATTTTGAAGGAGATGATAGAGTAGTGGATACTCTAGTCAAAAGAATACGTAAAAAACTAGGAGATTATAGTTTCTTACTTAAAACAATAAGAGGAATGGGGTATAGTTTTGATGAAAATAAAAATTAA
- a CDS encoding P-loop NTPase: MKIAVLSGKGGTGKTTVSTSLAFISGIPILDMDIEAPNTQLFLKGKKFKENKVKSCYPEVDMSKCNLCGECGKFCRFNAIIPAKNRVIVFEESCHDCGGCEIICKFGAITWRAREIGKIFCGKTYFNSKMEYGKLNIGEMSGVKIIKHMYRENIEKNLIIDCPPGTSCTTVAAVEKSDYAIVVTEPSPFGLSDMKLVLKLLRDLKIPFGIVINKADSKENLVENYYQEEGIEILEKIPFDRKIAKNYSEGNIIADILPEYRKSFEKILKRVQKYGD; the protein is encoded by the coding sequence ATGAAAATAGCTGTTTTAAGTGGAAAGGGTGGAACAGGAAAAACTACTGTAAGTACTAGTCTTGCTTTTATAAGTGGGATTCCAATATTAGATATGGATATAGAAGCTCCCAATACTCAACTTTTTTTAAAGGGGAAAAAATTTAAAGAGAATAAAGTAAAATCTTGCTATCCAGAAGTAGATATGTCTAAATGCAACCTTTGTGGAGAGTGTGGAAAGTTTTGTAGGTTTAATGCCATAATCCCAGCTAAAAATAGAGTTATTGTTTTTGAAGAGAGTTGTCACGACTGTGGTGGTTGTGAAATAATTTGTAAATTTGGAGCTATTACTTGGAGAGCTAGAGAAATAGGAAAAATATTTTGTGGAAAAACATATTTTAATTCAAAGATGGAATATGGAAAATTAAACATAGGAGAGATGTCTGGAGTAAAAATTATAAAACATATGTATAGAGAAAATATAGAGAAAAATTTAATAATAGATTGCCCTCCTGGAACTTCATGTACTACTGTAGCAGCAGTGGAAAAATCTGATTATGCAATAGTTGTTACAGAGCCATCTCCCTTTGGCTTGAGTGATATGAAATTGGTATTAAAACTTTTGAGAGATTTAAAAATTCCTTTTGGGATAGTAATAAATAAAGCTGACTCAAAAGAAAATTTAGTAGAAAATTATTATCAAGAGGAAGGTATAGAGATATTAGAAAAGATTCCTTTTGATAGAAAGATAGCTAAAAATTATTCTGAAGGAAATATTATAGCTGATATTTTACCAGAGTATAGGAAGAGTTTTGAAAAAATTTTAAAGAGGGTGCAAAAGTATGGAGATTAA
- a CDS encoding DUF134 domain-containing protein, translated as MPRCKKQRCCRILENERVFKPIGIPMVELESVEIEIDELEAIRLCDYEGKSQIETAELMQISRGTVQRILNSGRKKILDALLHQKAIKLKNTGDEK; from the coding sequence ATGCCGAGATGTAAAAAACAGAGATGTTGTCGTATTTTAGAAAATGAAAGAGTGTTTAAACCTATTGGTATTCCTATGGTTGAACTGGAGTCAGTAGAGATAGAAATAGATGAACTAGAAGCAATAAGACTTTGTGATTATGAAGGAAAGAGCCAAATAGAAACTGCTGAACTTATGCAGATATCTAGGGGAACTGTTCAAAGAATACTAAACTCTGGAAGGAAAAAAATATTGGATGCTTTGTTACATCAAAAAGCAATAAAATTAAAAAATACAGGAGATGAGAAGTGA
- a CDS encoding NifB/NifX family molybdenum-iron cluster-binding protein, producing MANEILRVGFPTNDEVTVEEHFGHCEKFVVYSVKEGEIVKKEVLDAPEHAPGVFPKFIAENNINVVITGGMGQRAIDLIKANGGQVILGASGEIKEVLEVYLQGSLYSKGSACAYHHHEEGHKCEH from the coding sequence ATGGCAAATGAAATTTTAAGAGTGGGATTTCCAACAAATGATGAGGTAACAGTAGAGGAGCATTTTGGACATTGTGAAAAATTTGTAGTATATTCAGTAAAAGAGGGAGAAATAGTAAAGAAAGAGGTATTAGATGCCCCAGAGCATGCTCCAGGAGTATTTCCAAAATTTATAGCTGAAAATAATATAAATGTAGTAATAACAGGTGGAATGGGACAAAGAGCTATTGACCTAATCAAAGCTAATGGTGGACAGGTTATATTGGGAGCAAGTGGAGAAATAAAAGAGGTACTAGAGGTATATCTACAAGGAAGTCTATATTCTAAGGGATCTGCTTGTGCATATCATCACCATGAAGAGGGACATAAGTGTGAACACTAA
- a CDS encoding L-fuculose-phosphate aldolase translates to MLLEEERKEIIIYGKKMIQDSLTKGTGGNISIFVPDKNLMAITPSGIDYLKLNPEDIVILDVETGKVIEGERVPSSESDMHRIFYKYRKDLKAIVHTHSKYASGLSCTGQGLPAVHYLLAVAGTEIPCAEYATYGTVKLAKNAYEAMKGTKAILLSNHGMLTGGKDLAEAYNIAENVEFCCELYFISKVVGEPKILPKKEMEDMIERFKEYGKRSEEHEEI, encoded by the coding sequence ATGTTACTTGAAGAGGAAAGAAAAGAAATAATAATTTATGGGAAAAAAATGATACAAGATTCTCTTACAAAGGGAACTGGAGGAAATATAAGTATTTTTGTACCAGATAAAAATTTGATGGCAATTACTCCTAGTGGAATTGACTATTTAAAATTAAATCCAGAAGATATAGTAATATTAGATGTAGAAACTGGCAAAGTTATTGAAGGAGAAAGAGTACCATCAAGTGAAAGTGATATGCATAGAATTTTCTATAAATATAGAAAAGATTTAAAAGCTATAGTACATACACATTCTAAATATGCTAGTGGTTTATCTTGTACTGGACAAGGATTACCAGCAGTACATTATCTTTTGGCGGTAGCAGGAACTGAAATTCCATGTGCTGAGTATGCAACATATGGAACAGTAAAGTTAGCAAAAAATGCTTATGAGGCGATGAAAGGAACAAAAGCAATATTATTAAGTAATCATGGAATGTTAACTGGAGGAAAAGATTTAGCTGAAGCTTATAATATTGCTGAAAATGTTGAATTTTGCTGTGAATTATATTTTATTTCAAAAGTGGTAGGAGAACCTAAAATATTACCTAAAAAAGAGATGGAAGATATGATTGAGAGATTTAAGGAATATGGAAAAAGGAGTGAAGAACATGAAGAAATTTAA
- a CDS encoding histidine kinase dimerization/phospho-acceptor domain-containing protein — MKIKINLFQKIFIFSIFLIIFTVTVSYLFSTFLADSFYIDRKKSEILEIVNNAKKLSIDEYIFKDYASELKNKEGINLYILSENDTDIYDKDDTYYNYEDKYFTQLEDGFHIKKLPFSNIMLLVYKEELPNGELLFVTTSLSVMSSHRHEVYSLHLITFFLTMILSIFLCRFFAKKITKNIFELNRVAKQITNLDFSEDVNINTTDELNELGKNINIMSKSISSSIDNLNSFVSNASHELKTPITVINTHVQALLNGTITDEKIKKDYYRVLLKESREMTSLVNDLLLISKLSSLRKKIR; from the coding sequence ATGAAAATAAAAATTAATCTTTTTCAAAAAATATTTATTTTCTCTATATTTTTAATTATTTTCACTGTTACAGTAAGCTATCTTTTCAGTACTTTCTTAGCTGATTCTTTCTATATTGATAGAAAAAAAAGTGAGATATTAGAAATTGTAAATAACGCTAAAAAGCTTTCAATAGATGAATATATTTTTAAAGATTATGCTTCTGAACTAAAAAACAAAGAGGGTATTAATCTGTATATTCTCTCAGAAAATGACACTGATATCTATGATAAAGATGATACCTATTATAACTATGAAGATAAATACTTTACTCAACTTGAAGATGGATTTCATATAAAAAAATTACCTTTTTCTAATATAATGTTGCTTGTTTATAAAGAAGAACTCCCTAATGGAGAGCTACTTTTTGTTACAACCTCTCTATCTGTTATGAGTAGTCATAGACATGAGGTATATTCATTACATTTAATAACATTTTTTCTAACGATGATTTTAAGTATTTTTCTGTGCAGATTTTTTGCTAAAAAAATTACTAAAAATATTTTTGAGTTAAATAGAGTGGCTAAACAAATTACCAATTTAGATTTTTCTGAAGATGTAAATATTAATACTACTGACGAATTAAACGAGCTAGGAAAAAATATAAATATTATGTCTAAAAGTATTTCCTCCTCTATTGATAATCTAAACAGTTTTGTTTCTAATGCATCCCATGAATTAAAAACTCCAATCACAGTTATAAATACTCATGTACAAGCATTACTCAATGGAACTATTACTGATGAAAAAATAAAAAAAGATTACTATAGAGTCTTGCTAAAGGAAAGTAGAGAGATGACATCCTTAGTTAACGACTTACTTCTCATTTCTAAACTTTCATCTTTAAGAAAAAAAATTAGATAA
- a CDS encoding NifB/NifX family molybdenum-iron cluster-binding protein: MKIAIALEENRYDSNVDRRVGRASYFILVDSETNEYEIIENEAKDEVTGAGLKVIKNLVSLGVEELIAGEVGPKAIVLIEEFDLPVYRLGELTTVKEVLEAYREKKLERFDFSSKPQGLRMA, translated from the coding sequence ATGAAGATAGCGATAGCATTAGAGGAAAATAGATATGATTCAAATGTAGATAGAAGGGTTGGAAGAGCATCATATTTTATTTTGGTAGATTCAGAAACTAATGAGTATGAAATAATAGAAAATGAAGCCAAAGATGAAGTTACAGGAGCAGGACTTAAGGTTATAAAAAATCTAGTTAGTTTAGGAGTAGAGGAATTAATAGCTGGAGAAGTAGGACCAAAGGCTATTGTTTTGATAGAGGAGTTTGATTTACCTGTATATAGATTAGGAGAATTAACAACTGTAAAAGAGGTATTAGAAGCTTATAGAGAGAAAAAATTAGAAAGATTTGATTTTTCATCTAAACCACAAGGACTTAGAATGGCATAG
- a CDS encoding ATP-binding protein, which yields MEKFEFLELKKDIEWDIKIKNLNIFVNNKLFKVVLDNLVNNALKYSPENSIINIYQEDNNIIFENPMYLTEKENIDNLFQPFYRGTSANELNIEGSGLGLSLIKRILDLHSISYSIKIEKKYFKFILTY from the coding sequence ATTGAAAAATTTGAATTTTTAGAGCTAAAAAAAGATATTGAATGGGATATCAAAATCAAGAATTTAAATATTTTTGTTAATAATAAACTTTTTAAAGTTGTTTTAGATAATCTTGTTAATAATGCTTTAAAATATTCCCCTGAGAATTCTATTATAAATATCTACCAAGAGGATAATAATATAATTTTTGAAAATCCTATGTACTTAACAGAAAAAGAAAATATTGATAACCTTTTTCAACCATTTTATAGAGGAACATCTGCTAATGAATTAAATATTGAAGGAAGTGGTTTAGGATTATCACTTATCAAAAGAATTTTAGATTTACATTCTATTAGCTATTCTATCAAAATAGAAAAAAAATATTTCAAATTCATTTTGACATATTGA
- a CDS encoding iron-containing alcohol dehydrogenase, which yields MENFIFTNPTKILFGRGYYEKVGSYVEKYSKKIMLHYEGNGEIIKKLGIYEKIVESLRKYGIEFIELGGVVPNPKLSLVYEGIKICKENKIGFILAVGGGSVIDSAKAISLGTVYEGDVWDFFNGKAEPNKTLGVGVVLTIPRAGSEMSESSIISNEELKLKSVCDSEYNFPKFSILNPEVCYTIPKHLMACGVADIMSHLMERYFSKSKGTQLSDALLESTMRIVLKYGKKILENPNDYNNCEQIMWAATIAHNGMISSGRIADWSSHRIEHEISALYNITHGAGMAIIFPAWLKYVKEENIEILSKFARNVFLLKEEDDEKISNNGIENLEKFFIDLGLKVKLEDFGVDDKNFELMAEKALCGNQFLGRFKQLSKLDIVNILKLAR from the coding sequence ATGGAAAATTTTATTTTTACTAATCCAACAAAAATATTATTTGGAAGAGGGTACTATGAAAAAGTAGGGAGTTATGTTGAAAAATATAGTAAAAAAATAATGTTGCATTATGAAGGAAATGGAGAAATTATAAAAAAATTAGGTATTTATGAAAAAATAGTTGAATCTTTAAGAAAATATGGAATAGAGTTTATAGAATTAGGAGGAGTAGTACCAAATCCAAAACTTTCATTAGTATATGAAGGAATAAAAATCTGTAAAGAAAATAAAATAGGATTTATACTAGCAGTAGGAGGAGGTAGTGTTATAGATTCAGCTAAAGCTATATCTTTAGGGACAGTATATGAAGGGGATGTTTGGGATTTTTTTAATGGAAAAGCTGAACCAAATAAAACTTTAGGAGTGGGGGTAGTTTTAACGATTCCTAGAGCTGGATCAGAAATGTCTGAAAGCTCCATAATAAGTAATGAAGAGTTAAAATTAAAGAGTGTGTGTGATAGTGAATACAATTTTCCTAAGTTTTCAATTTTAAATCCAGAAGTTTGCTATACTATTCCTAAACATTTAATGGCTTGTGGAGTTGCGGATATAATGTCCCATCTTATGGAGAGATACTTTTCTAAAAGTAAAGGAACGCAATTGAGTGATGCTTTACTTGAAAGTACTATGAGGATTGTCTTAAAATATGGAAAGAAAATTTTAGAAAATCCAAATGATTATAATAATTGTGAACAAATAATGTGGGCAGCTACTATAGCTCATAATGGAATGATTTCTTCAGGAAGAATAGCAGATTGGAGTTCTCATAGAATAGAACATGAAATAAGCGCTTTATACAATATAACTCATGGAGCAGGAATGGCAATAATTTTTCCAGCTTGGTTAAAGTATGTAAAAGAAGAAAATATAGAAATATTATCAAAATTTGCTAGAAATGTTTTTTTATTAAAAGAGGAAGATGATGAAAAAATTTCTAATAATGGAATAGAAAATTTAGAAAAATTTTTTATAGATTTAGGATTAAAGGTGAAATTAGAAGATTTTGGAGTTGATGATAAAAATTTTGAATTGATGGCAGAAAAAGCTTTGTGTGGAAATCAATTTTTAGGAAGATTTAAACAATTATCAAAATTAGATATTGTAAATATATTAAAATTAGCAAGATAG
- a CDS encoding ATP-binding protein has product MEIKEILVISGKGGTGKTTITSSIIPYFDSLVIGDCDVDAPNLKILLNPSEKEKNGFLGMKKAKIDSEKCIHCNRCYEYCKFEAMDNVQKCEGCGVCEYICPVGAIEMIENRVGDIMVGETEYGTMVHACLEPGEENSGKLVAEVRRKAKKIAQLDGKEYIILDGAPGVACNVISSLTGVKRVVIVTEPTLSGLHDLERVVNLVERFRVKPCFVINKFDISIEMTDKIETYLNNLGYKISMKIPFDKKIFKAIMENKIPSIAEKKFFEDLGIRELIEELK; this is encoded by the coding sequence ATGGAGATTAAAGAGATATTAGTGATTTCAGGAAAAGGTGGAACAGGAAAAACTACAATAACTTCTTCAATTATTCCATACTTTGATAGCTTGGTAATAGGGGATTGTGATGTAGATGCTCCAAATTTGAAGATACTTTTAAATCCTTCAGAGAAAGAGAAAAATGGATTTTTAGGAATGAAAAAAGCAAAAATAGATAGTGAAAAATGTATTCATTGTAATAGATGCTATGAATACTGTAAATTTGAAGCTATGGATAATGTGCAAAAATGTGAAGGGTGTGGAGTGTGTGAATATATCTGTCCAGTAGGAGCTATTGAGATGATAGAAAATAGAGTTGGAGATATAATGGTAGGGGAAACAGAGTATGGAACAATGGTACATGCTTGTTTGGAACCTGGAGAGGAAAATTCTGGAAAACTTGTAGCTGAGGTAAGAAGAAAAGCTAAAAAGATAGCTCAATTAGATGGAAAAGAGTATATAATTTTAGATGGAGCACCTGGAGTAGCTTGTAATGTAATAAGTTCTTTAACAGGAGTAAAGAGAGTTGTAATAGTAACTGAACCTACACTTTCAGGCTTACATGACTTAGAGAGGGTAGTAAATTTAGTAGAGAGATTTAGAGTAAAACCATGTTTTGTTATAAATAAATTTGATATCTCTATTGAAATGACAGATAAGATAGAGACTTATTTAAATAATTTAGGTTATAAAATATCTATGAAAATTCCATTTGATAAGAAAATATTTAAGGCTATTATGGAAAATAAAATTCCTTCAATAGCAGAGAAAAAATTTTTTGAAGATTTAGGAATAAGAGAATTAATAGAAGAATTAAAATAA
- a CDS encoding DeoR/GlpR family DNA-binding transcription regulator: MLVNVDKCDKMLKDVVKMLAEGRLKEIERILNEKGSVIISNLSKIFKVSEETIRRDLEKLEKKNILKRVRGGAYLLSDNDKQVPLEIREQIFLEEKHEIAQECVNHIEDGETLMIDSSTTAICVAQEIEKKGLKLKVITNSIKVVEIFENSKWVDVVCIGGVLRKRTKSFVGNKAVEQLKDLRATKALISCTAIDKVFGITDDSEREAEIRKIMIKNSLKVFLLADRTKFDNLEAHLISELENIDVVITDKKISEEWQKKAKENKVEIIYTHIEN; encoded by the coding sequence ATGTTAGTAAATGTTGATAAATGTGATAAAATGTTGAAAGATGTGGTTAAGATGTTAGCAGAAGGAAGATTAAAAGAAATAGAAAGAATTTTAAATGAAAAAGGCAGTGTAATCATAAGTAATTTAAGTAAAATATTTAAGGTTTCAGAAGAGACAATAAGAAGAGATTTAGAAAAATTAGAAAAGAAGAATATTTTAAAAAGAGTAAGAGGAGGAGCGTATTTATTATCTGATAATGATAAACAAGTTCCACTAGAAATAAGAGAACAAATTTTTTTAGAAGAAAAACATGAGATAGCTCAAGAATGTGTAAACCATATAGAAGATGGGGAAACGCTTATGATAGATAGCAGTACAACAGCTATATGTGTAGCACAGGAAATAGAAAAAAAGGGATTGAAGTTGAAAGTTATAACTAATTCAATAAAAGTGGTAGAAATTTTTGAAAATTCTAAATGGGTTGATGTTGTTTGTATAGGAGGTGTTTTAAGAAAAAGGACAAAATCTTTTGTTGGAAACAAAGCGGTTGAACAATTGAAGGACTTGAGGGCTACAAAAGCACTAATAAGCTGTACAGCTATAGATAAAGTTTTTGGAATAACAGATGATAGTGAAAGAGAAGCAGAAATAAGAAAAATAATGATAAAAAATTCATTAAAAGTATTTTTACTTGCTGATAGAACAAAATTTGATAATTTAGAAGCTCATTTGATATCAGAACTGGAAAATATTGATGTAGTTATTACTGATAAAAAGATATCAGAAGAATGGCAAAAAAAAGCAAAAGAAAATAAAGTTGAAATAATTTATACTCATATAGAAAATTGA
- the ade gene encoding adenine deaminase, with amino-acid sequence MTKEERRELIKVAMGYSNATLKLENANLVNVFSGEIYLANIYIYKKYIADIVEVEKDSFKKADKIIDIQGKYLVPGFIDSHLHIESSHLTPYHFAEAIIPKGTTTIIADPHEICNALGEEGLNYMLKASENLPMNQYFLVPSCIPSVMKLENTGAEFDADLVDKLLEKDRILGLGEVMDYIGVIHNDKRMEDIIDVAYRKNMFLQGHSPELQGSELSAYLCGGPYTCHETRDGVHAIDKIRKGMTVDARESSISKNIASIIENIKSFKSPRNLTLCTDDREPKDILEKGHINDCVRVAIKAGLEPIEAIRAVTLNTAQIYRLDKRGAIAPSYFADMLVIDNLKDINVEKVFFEGELVAENNKLLVQINKPHIDLENKNTINIDELKVEDFMIKAPIENGKLEIVGMEYINKISSVTRKKTFTVNVKDGYVDLEGDELNFAISINRYGKKTKAIAVVENFYVNRGAIATTYSHDSHNLTIIYKKPIDALVAAQRVKNIAGGIVVVENEKVVKELPFPIGGMLSKNSAYELGNYIVDMNKVLRDYGIESASPITRPSTLSLIVIPEVKLSDMGLIDVVKQEIIKQF; translated from the coding sequence ATGACTAAAGAAGAAAGAAGAGAACTAATAAAAGTCGCTATGGGATATAGTAATGCCACTTTAAAACTAGAAAATGCTAATCTTGTAAATGTTTTCTCAGGAGAAATCTATTTAGCTAATATCTATATCTATAAAAAATATATTGCTGACATTGTAGAAGTTGAAAAAGATAGTTTTAAAAAAGCAGATAAAATTATTGATATTCAAGGAAAATATCTAGTACCTGGATTTATAGACTCACATCTACATATTGAAAGCAGCCATCTTACTCCATATCATTTTGCTGAAGCTATAATACCAAAAGGAACTACTACTATTATAGCTGATCCTCACGAAATTTGTAATGCATTAGGAGAAGAAGGGCTTAACTATATGCTTAAAGCTTCTGAAAATCTTCCAATGAATCAGTATTTCCTTGTGCCATCATGTATTCCATCTGTTATGAAACTTGAAAATACAGGTGCTGAATTTGATGCAGATTTAGTAGATAAACTTTTGGAAAAAGATAGAATCTTAGGACTTGGAGAAGTTATGGATTATATTGGAGTAATTCACAACGATAAAAGAATGGAAGATATAATTGATGTAGCTTATAGAAAAAATATGTTTTTACAAGGACACTCTCCAGAATTGCAAGGTAGTGAACTTTCTGCATATCTTTGTGGTGGTCCTTATACTTGTCATGAAACTAGAGATGGAGTCCATGCTATTGATAAAATAAGAAAAGGTATGACCGTAGATGCTAGAGAAAGTTCTATCTCAAAAAATATAGCATCTATCATTGAAAATATAAAAAGTTTTAAATCTCCTAGAAATCTAACTCTTTGTACCGATGATAGAGAACCTAAAGATATTTTAGAAAAGGGACATATTAATGACTGTGTAAGAGTTGCTATAAAAGCTGGTTTAGAACCAATTGAAGCAATTAGAGCTGTAACTCTTAATACTGCCCAAATATATAGATTAGATAAACGTGGTGCTATTGCTCCTAGCTATTTTGCTGATATGTTAGTAATTGATAACCTAAAAGATATTAATGTTGAAAAGGTATTTTTTGAAGGAGAGCTTGTAGCAGAAAATAATAAACTACTTGTTCAAATTAATAAACCTCATATAGATTTAGAAAATAAAAATACTATCAATATAGATGAACTAAAAGTTGAAGATTTTATGATAAAAGCTCCTATTGAAAATGGAAAATTAGAAATAGTAGGAATGGAATATATTAATAAAATTTCAAGTGTTACTAGAAAGAAAACTTTTACTGTAAATGTAAAAGATGGCTATGTAGATTTAGAAGGAGACGAACTTAACTTTGCAATCTCTATCAATAGATATGGTAAGAAAACAAAAGCTATTGCTGTAGTAGAAAATTTCTATGTAAATAGAGGAGCTATTGCAACTACTTATTCTCATGACTCACATAACTTAACTATTATCTATAAAAAACCTATTGATGCCTTAGTTGCTGCTCAAAGAGTAAAAAATATAGCTGGTGGTATTGTAGTTGTTGAAAATGAAAAAGTTGTTAAAGAACTACCTTTCCCTATAGGTGGAATGTTATCTAAAAACTCTGCTTATGAGTTGGGAAATTATATTGTAGATATGAATAAAGTTTTAAGGGATTATGGGATAGAAAGTGCTAGCCCTATTACTAGACCTAGTACACTCTCTCTTATAGTTATTCCTGAAGTAAAGCTTAGTGATATGGGACTAATTGATGTAGTTAAACAAGAGATTATTAAACAATTCTAA